From one Lates calcarifer isolate ASB-BC8 unplaced genomic scaffold, TLL_Latcal_v3 _unitig_569_quiver_1780, whole genome shotgun sequence genomic stretch:
- the LOC108875558 gene encoding extracellular calcium-sensing receptor-like gives MWTFLDITLFLIMLLCSFFSSAVFPSPLQSSSCQLQGQFHLNGMHKDGDVVLGGLFHIHFFSSYPDLSFTSEPQQPTCHGFDVSGFRQALTMAFTIDEINRNSNLLPNVTLGYRLYDNCLQLGIGFRAALSLASGQEEQVILHKTCVGTPPVLGIVGDSSSTRSIAISTVLGLYRVPMVSYFATCSCLSDRQKFPSFFRTIPSDAFQVHAMIQILKHFGWTWAGLLISDNDYGFHAASSFQSDLGPSGGGCLAYTEILPWGDNPAEFRRIVDVMKKSTARVVIVFAYQSDMINLMKEVVRQNVTGLQWIASEAWTSATVLQTPHLMPYLGGTLGIAIRRGEMPGLRDFLLQIRPDLHHNSYGNNVVNQFWEYAFQCKFAPPPAGWVEAGGALCTGQEDLESVETEFLDVSNLRPEYNVYKAVYALAYALDNMLQCEPGRGPFSGHSCGNLQRLEPWQLVYYLDKVNFTTSFGDQMSFDENGDVLPIYDIMNWQWLPDGRTEVQTVGEVKKSAFKSEELTLDEDKIFWNFESKEPPQSVCSESCPPGTRMARKKGEPECCFDCIPCSEGKITNKTDSMECTSCPEDFWSSPQRDHCVPKKTEFLSYSESLGICLAATSLLGTFICAVVLGIFIYHRQTPIVRANNSELSFQLLLSLKLCFLCSLLFIGRPRLWTCQLRHAAFGISFVLCVSCILVKTMVVLAVFKASKPGGEASLKWFGAMQQRGTVFVLTCIQAAICTAWIISSSPAPHKNTQYHNDKIVYECVVGSTVGFAVLLGYIGLLAILSFLLAFLARNLPDSFNEAKLITFSMLIFCAVWVAFVPAYISSPGKYADAVEAFAILASSFGLLVALFGPKCYIILLRPERNTKKAIMGRGIES, from the exons ATGTGGACATTTTTGGACAtcacattgtttttaatcatgttgttatgttccttcttttcctctgctgtgttccCCTCCCCTCTGCAGTCCTCCTCCTGCCAGTTACAGGGACAATTTCACCTAAATGGGATGCACAAGGATGGAGATGTGGTTCTAGGTGGGCTATTTCACatccacttcttttcttcttatcCTGACCTGTCTTTTACCTCAGAGCCACAACAGCCTACATGTCATGG TTTTGATGTTTCAGGATTCAGACAGGCCCTGACCATGGCCTTTACCATTGATGAAATCAACAGAAACTCAAACCTGTTACCTAATGTGACTCTAGGATACAGACTATATGATAACTGCCTCCAACTAGGAATTGGATTTCGTGCAGCATTGTCATTAGCCAGTGGTCAAGAGGAACAAGTCATTTTACATAAGACCTGTGTAGGAACCCCTCCAGTCCTGGGGATTGTGGGTGATTCTTCCTCTACACGTTCTATTGCCATCTCCACTGTCTTAGGTTTGTACAGAGTGCCTATG gTGAGTTACTTTGCCACATGTTCTTGCCTGAGTGACCGGCAGAAGTTTCCATCCTTTTTTAGGACGATCCCAAGTGATGCTTTTCAG GTGCATGCTATGATTCAGATTCTAAAACACTTTGGCTGGACTTGGGCAGGTCTGCTGATCAGTGATAATGATTATGGATTCCACGCTGCCAGTTCCTTCCAGTCTGACCTGGGTCCATCTGGTGGAGGTTGTCTGGCATACACAGAGATTTTGCCCTGGGGTGACAACCCAGCTGAATTCAGGAGGATTGTAGATGTGATGAAGAAATCCACAGCTCgtgtggtcattgtgtttgcatATCAGAGTGACATGATTAATCTCATGAAAGAG GTGGTGAGGCAGAATGTGACAGGCCTGCAGTGGATAGCCAGTGAAGCCTGGACATCAGCTACTGTGCTCCAGACCCCCCACCTTATGCCGTACCTGGGTGGAACACTGGGCATTGCCATCCGTAGAGGAGAAATGCCAGGGCTAAGAGACTTCCTTTTACAAATACGTCCTGACCTACACCACAACAGCTATGGAAATAATGTG GTAAATCAGTTTTGGGAATACGCATTTCAATGTAAAtttgcaccacctccagcaggttgggTGGAAGCTGGGGGAGCATTATGCACTGGACAGGAAGATCTAGAGAGTGTGGAGACTGAGTTCTTGGATGTTTCAAACCTCAGGCCAGAGTATAATGTGTACAAGGCTGTGTATGCTCTGGCATATGCCCTTGAtaacatgctgcagtgtgagccagggagagggcctttcagCGGGCACAGCTGTGGTAATTTACAAAGACTGGAGCCATGGCAG CTTGTGTATTACTTGGATAAGGTCAACTTCACCACATCATTTGGTGATCAGATGTCATTTGATGAAAATGGTGATGTCTTACCAATCTATGATATCATGAACTGGCAGTGGCTTCCTGATGGAAGAACTGAAGTTCAGACTGTGGGTGAGGTTAAGAAGTCAGCCTTCAAAAGTGAAGAACTCACacttgatgaagacaaaatcttCTGGAACTTTGAATCCAAAGAG CCACCccagtcagtgtgcagtgagagctgtcctccaggtacccGCATGGCCAGAAAGAAGGGGGAACCTGaatgttgttttgactgcatccCTTGTTCTGAGGGAAAAATCACTAATAAGACTG ACTCCATGGAGTGCACCAGTTGTCCAGAGGATTTCTGGTCCAGCCCCCAGCGTGACCACTGTGTTCCTAAGAAAACAGAGTTCCTCTCCTACAGTGAGTCTCTGGGTATCTGCTTGGCGGCCACTTCACTGCTAGGaacatttatctgtgctgtcGTCTTGGggatatttatttatcatcGCCAAACACCTATAGTACGTGCCAACAATTCTGAACTTAGTTTTCAGCTATTGCTGTCACTTAagttatgttttctgtgttcacTACTTTTTATTGGCCGTCCCAGGCTATGGACATGCCAACTGAGACACGCAGCCtttgggatcagctttgtgctttgtgtctcatgtatcctggtgaaaaccatggtggttctggctgtgttcaaggcctccaagccaggaggtgaagccagtctgaagtggtttggtgctatgcagcagagagggacagtttTTGTTCTTACTTGCATTCAAGCAGCAATCTGTACTGCCTGGATCATCTCCTCATCACCAGCTCCTCATAAAAATACCCAATACCACAATGACAAgatagtttatgagtgtgtagtTGGGTCCACAGttggttttgcagtgttactTGGCTATATTGGTTTACTAGCTATCCTAAGTTTCCTGTTAGCATTTCTGGCAAGGAATCTTCCAGACAGTTTCAATGAGGCCAAGCTCATCactttcagcatgctgatcttctgtgctgtgtgggtggcaTTTGTCCCTGCTTATATCAGCTCACCaggcaaatatgcagatgcagtggaggcatttgccatcctggcctccagtTTTGGCCTCTTGGTGGCACTGTTTGGACCTAAGTGTTACATAATcctgctgagaccagagagaaacacaaagaaagctatcATGGGTCGAGGCATTGAGTCATAA